From Cellulomonas fimi ATCC 484, a single genomic window includes:
- a CDS encoding YesL family protein — MPADDRDDTARRALTARPRTEVTDPAGTTRPGRGRAPRADRTDGEVGGWAGRVMSLLRVATQVVGVNALVLLGTLAGGVVLGLFPALGAGGSLLARLVAGAPSEHPWREFWAQWRSGWRRHNVLGAPAWPVGALLYVDLAVSRFAQGPLAAVLTAAVLALGAWFAVAVVTLVAVARRYDEPAGRTWRFVALFPLLSPGVSLAVLVVLAAVAVSVLALPVLGPLVGVALPLLVTGWLVDHRLDTLDARTS; from the coding sequence GTGCCCGCCGACGACCGTGACGACACCGCCCGCCGCGCCCTGACCGCGCGGCCGCGGACCGAGGTCACGGACCCGGCGGGCACGACGCGCCCCGGACGCGGGCGGGCCCCGCGGGCCGACCGGACCGACGGCGAGGTCGGCGGCTGGGCCGGCCGGGTCATGAGCCTGCTGCGCGTCGCGACGCAGGTCGTGGGCGTCAACGCGCTCGTCCTGCTCGGCACGCTCGCCGGCGGCGTGGTCCTCGGTCTGTTCCCCGCCCTGGGCGCAGGTGGCTCGCTGCTCGCGCGGCTGGTCGCGGGGGCGCCGTCCGAGCACCCGTGGCGCGAGTTCTGGGCGCAGTGGCGCTCGGGCTGGCGCCGGCACAACGTCCTCGGCGCGCCCGCCTGGCCCGTCGGTGCGCTCCTGTACGTCGACCTCGCGGTCTCGCGGTTCGCGCAGGGGCCGCTCGCGGCCGTCCTCACCGCGGCGGTCCTCGCGCTCGGTGCCTGGTTCGCCGTCGCCGTCGTGACCCTGGTGGCCGTCGCCCGGCGCTACGACGAGCCCGCGGGCCGCACGTGGCGCTTCGTCGCGCTCTTCCCGCTGCTCTCGCCCGGGGTGTCCCTCGCGGTGCTCGTCGTGCTCGCCGCCGTGGCCGTCTCGGTCCTCGCCCTGCCGGTCCTCGGCCCGCTCGTCGGCGTCGCCCTCCCCCTGCTGGTCACGGGCTGGCTCGTCGACCACCGCCTCGACACCCTCGACGCCCGCACCTCCTGA
- a CDS encoding arabinan endo-1,5-alpha-L-arabinosidase, translating into MTLLEPAAGPDTSTWGGRHAHDPTAVRDDDGTYWLFSTDAFSEGPVRAGVQIRRSTDLVTWEFHGWALPGVPADGAAWTGAEGLWAPEVVRVGDEWRMYWSASTFGSRTSAIGLAVAPHPSGPWEDRGLVVTSRHDADGPNAIDANVVVDGDRHWMVYGSFFGGIHVLELDPATGGALDSPGPGRPAWGPGWLVARRPRSVEGAIEGAFVLPRPGGGWALVVSYDSLFSTYHVRVGVSDAVTGPYVDRAGRDLRDLDSDPAVVGTTVLAGHRFTGGRTWLAPGHASVLTDGDHQLLVHHVRDGDDPTRHEVQVRRLVWTDDGWPLVSPQPWAGLVEPSDPSAWPSDVTELLGTWEVVTFDPAGAGGVTESHVVRADRAALAEVRALGEGLFVGTWPTDGGPGVPLHAVVFPSWDAVRDRAALSFAATDDSGRTAFGTRTA; encoded by the coding sequence GTGACGCTCCTGGAACCCGCCGCCGGACCCGACACCAGCACGTGGGGCGGCCGGCACGCGCACGACCCGACCGCGGTGCGCGACGACGACGGCACGTACTGGCTGTTCTCCACCGACGCGTTCAGCGAGGGACCCGTCCGGGCGGGCGTGCAGATCCGGCGCTCGACCGACCTCGTCACGTGGGAGTTCCACGGCTGGGCGCTGCCCGGCGTGCCCGCCGACGGAGCGGCGTGGACCGGCGCCGAGGGCCTGTGGGCCCCCGAGGTCGTGCGCGTCGGTGACGAGTGGCGCATGTACTGGTCCGCGTCGACGTTCGGGTCCCGCACGTCCGCGATCGGGCTGGCCGTCGCGCCGCACCCGTCCGGGCCGTGGGAGGACCGCGGGCTCGTCGTGACCTCCCGGCACGACGCCGACGGGCCGAACGCGATCGACGCGAACGTGGTCGTCGACGGCGACCGGCACTGGATGGTCTACGGGTCGTTCTTCGGCGGCATCCACGTGCTCGAGCTCGACCCGGCCACGGGCGGGGCGCTCGACTCCCCCGGCCCCGGGCGCCCCGCGTGGGGCCCCGGCTGGCTCGTCGCGCGCCGGCCGCGGTCCGTCGAGGGCGCGATCGAGGGGGCGTTCGTCCTGCCGCGCCCCGGCGGCGGCTGGGCGCTCGTGGTGTCCTACGACTCGCTGTTCTCGACCTACCACGTGCGGGTCGGCGTGTCCGACGCCGTGACCGGCCCCTACGTCGACCGTGCGGGCCGCGACCTGCGCGACCTCGACAGCGACCCGGCCGTCGTCGGCACCACGGTGCTCGCCGGGCACCGGTTCACCGGCGGCCGCACCTGGCTCGCCCCCGGGCACGCGTCGGTGCTCACGGACGGCGACCACCAGCTGCTCGTGCACCACGTCCGCGACGGCGACGACCCGACCCGGCACGAGGTGCAGGTCCGGCGGCTCGTGTGGACCGACGACGGCTGGCCGCTCGTCTCCCCGCAGCCGTGGGCGGGCCTCGTCGAGCCGTCCGACCCGAGCGCGTGGCCGTCCGACGTGACCGAGCTGCTCGGCACGTGGGAGGTCGTCACGTTCGACCCGGCCGGCGCCGGCGGCGTGACCGAGTCGCACGTGGTCCGGGCCGACCGGGCGGCGCTCGCCGAGGTGCGCGCGCTCGGCGAGGGCCTGTTCGTCGGCACCTGGCCGACCGACGGGGGCCCGGGCGTCCCGCTGCACGCGGTCGTCTTCCCCTCGTGGGACGCCGTGCGCGACCGGGCCGCGCTCTCCTTCGCCGCGACCGACGACTCCGGGCGCACCGCCTTCGGCACCCGGACGGCATGA
- a CDS encoding carbohydrate ABC transporter permease, which yields MTQNATLPRLAPAQAPAENRLPWSRTKSRRTADAITFVVLVLGSAAMLAPLLWMLSTSLKTKAEVFALPPVWIPEAPQWDTYLRMWSEAPILSGFMNSFIVAGTVTVVGSATSALAAFALAKMRLPYKNAVFLVLLSGLMVPYPTIMIPQFVMFSRLHWVDTLLPLIVPLLFGNIIMIFFLRQYLESVPNSMIEAAKIDGASYPQIFRIMILPMIRPAIAAQFILWFMTIWNDYLSPILYLNTPERQTLQVVIANLNVEFATQRDYPLIMAASFVALLPILVVFLIFQRQIIESVALTGSKG from the coding sequence ATGACCCAGAACGCCACCCTGCCCCGGCTCGCCCCCGCGCAGGCACCCGCCGAGAACCGCCTGCCGTGGTCGCGCACGAAGTCGCGCCGCACGGCCGACGCGATCACCTTCGTCGTCCTCGTCCTCGGCTCGGCCGCGATGCTCGCGCCGCTGCTGTGGATGCTGTCGACGTCGCTCAAGACGAAGGCCGAGGTCTTCGCCCTGCCGCCCGTGTGGATCCCCGAGGCGCCGCAGTGGGACACCTACCTGCGGATGTGGAGCGAGGCCCCGATCCTGTCGGGCTTCATGAACAGCTTCATCGTGGCCGGCACGGTCACCGTCGTCGGCTCCGCCACGTCGGCCCTCGCCGCGTTCGCCCTGGCGAAGATGCGGCTGCCCTACAAGAACGCGGTCTTCCTGGTGCTGCTGTCGGGCCTCATGGTGCCGTACCCGACGATCATGATCCCGCAGTTCGTCATGTTCTCCCGGCTGCACTGGGTCGACACCCTGCTGCCGCTGATCGTGCCGCTGCTGTTCGGCAACATCATCATGATCTTCTTCCTGCGGCAGTACCTCGAGTCCGTGCCGAACTCGATGATCGAGGCCGCGAAGATCGACGGCGCGTCCTACCCGCAGATCTTCCGCATCATGATCCTGCCGATGATCCGGCCCGCGATCGCCGCGCAGTTCATCCTCTGGTTCATGACGATCTGGAACGACTACCTGTCGCCGATCCTCTACCTGAACACGCCCGAGCGGCAGACGCTGCAGGTGGTCATCGCCAACCTCAACGTCGAGTTCGCCACGCAGCGCGACTACCCGCTCATCATGGCGGCGTCGTTCGTCGCGCTGCTGCCGATCCTCGTCGTCTTCCTGATCTTCCAGCGGCAGATCATCGAGTCGGTCGCACTCACGGGCTCGAAGGGCTGA
- a CDS encoding carbohydrate ABC transporter permease, with translation MARTATVDTPPEAPGTTAASPAPVARSKRDIMRLHRTEHRWAATFVAAPVVGYLLFTLYPIGFAVYASLTSWTGLGPMRFVGLENYVDLLSDEYFHKALFNTFFYMIGIPIGLFLSLLLALALNRKIPGRTAFRTIYYVPVISSLAAIAIVWQFAYNGDFGLVNQVLSWFGVQGPDWLQNTATVKPAIIIMAIWKGLGYSTLLYLAAIQSVPASLLEAAALDGANAFQRFRSIVLPMVRPVTFFLVVTNVIAGSQIFTEINIMTPTGGPEFSSASVVWYIVRKAFKYQQMGYATAMSIVLGILVLVITLIQFRLNRRNSFAID, from the coding sequence ATGGCGCGCACCGCGACCGTCGACACCCCGCCGGAGGCGCCCGGCACGACCGCCGCCTCCCCCGCCCCCGTGGCGCGGTCGAAGCGCGACATCATGCGCCTGCACCGCACCGAGCACCGCTGGGCCGCGACCTTCGTCGCCGCCCCCGTCGTGGGCTACCTGCTCTTCACGCTGTACCCGATCGGGTTCGCGGTCTACGCGTCGCTGACGAGCTGGACCGGCCTCGGCCCGATGCGGTTCGTCGGCCTGGAGAACTACGTCGACCTGCTGAGCGACGAGTACTTCCACAAGGCGCTGTTCAACACGTTCTTCTACATGATCGGCATCCCGATCGGGCTGTTCCTGTCGCTGCTGCTCGCGCTCGCGCTCAACCGCAAGATCCCCGGCCGCACCGCGTTCCGCACGATCTACTACGTGCCCGTCATCTCGTCGCTCGCCGCGATCGCGATCGTCTGGCAGTTCGCCTACAACGGCGACTTCGGCCTCGTGAACCAGGTGCTCTCGTGGTTCGGGGTCCAGGGCCCGGACTGGCTGCAGAACACCGCGACCGTGAAGCCCGCGATCATCATCATGGCGATCTGGAAGGGCCTCGGGTACTCGACGCTGCTCTACCTGGCCGCGATCCAGTCGGTGCCCGCCTCGCTGCTCGAGGCTGCGGCGCTCGACGGCGCGAACGCGTTCCAGCGGTTCCGCTCGATCGTCCTGCCGATGGTGCGCCCCGTGACGTTCTTCCTCGTCGTCACCAACGTCATCGCCGGCTCCCAGATCTTCACCGAGATCAACATCATGACCCCCACGGGCGGCCCCGAGTTCAGCTCCGCGTCCGTCGTCTGGTACATCGTCCGCAAGGCGTTCAAGTACCAGCAGATGGGCTACGCGACGGCCATGTCGATCGTGCTGGGGATCCTCGTCCTCGTCATCACCCTCATCCAGTTCCGCCTGAACCGGCGCAACAGCTTCGCCATCGACTGA
- a CDS encoding ABC transporter substrate-binding protein, with the protein MTRRKLLAAAAFAVAGTLALTACSGGSGDDAAGDGDKTITFMFRGGPDEKAAYEAAIAKFTEDTGTKVKVIVTDADQYATKLQAAVAGNNVPDVFYIEQASLQSYVASGVLLDITDQVEASGVDLSNIWEYGVNSYRFDGEVQGTPDGALYGLPKDVGPFSFGYNKTMLEAAGIPLPDKDTPLTWDEFVAICKQLTVDKNGDGTLDQWGTGLNVQWNLQSMVWSNGGDWTNEDHTEVTVDTPEFAEALQKFADLTNVEKVTPSTSDAATLDTYQRWMAGEIGFFPVGPWDVSVYNDLDFDYDLIPWPTVGDGGTATWLGSLGIGVSATSKHPDDAAKLVTYLSADPEAQQTLVDANIQIPNLIDVAEGWATEEGAEPANRQEFLDIAQDYGRAMPAAFTYGAEWYDELWTNIQPVLDGKQTAEEYLAEVQPKMQTLLDESIANAEQAG; encoded by the coding sequence ATGACCAGGAGGAAGCTCCTCGCCGCGGCGGCGTTCGCCGTGGCCGGAACCCTCGCGCTGACCGCGTGCAGCGGCGGCAGCGGTGACGACGCGGCCGGAGACGGCGACAAGACCATCACGTTCATGTTCCGTGGTGGCCCGGACGAGAAGGCCGCCTACGAGGCCGCCATCGCGAAGTTCACCGAGGACACCGGCACCAAGGTGAAGGTCATCGTGACCGACGCCGACCAGTACGCGACGAAGCTCCAGGCCGCGGTCGCCGGCAACAACGTCCCCGACGTGTTCTACATCGAGCAGGCCAGCCTGCAGTCCTACGTGGCGTCGGGCGTCCTGCTCGACATCACGGACCAGGTCGAGGCCAGCGGCGTCGACCTGTCGAACATCTGGGAGTACGGCGTCAACTCCTACCGCTTCGACGGCGAGGTGCAGGGCACCCCCGACGGCGCGCTGTACGGCCTGCCGAAGGACGTCGGCCCGTTCTCGTTCGGCTACAACAAGACCATGCTCGAGGCGGCCGGCATCCCGCTGCCCGACAAGGACACCCCGCTCACGTGGGACGAGTTCGTCGCGATCTGCAAGCAGCTCACCGTCGACAAGAACGGCGACGGCACCCTCGACCAGTGGGGCACCGGCCTCAACGTGCAGTGGAACCTGCAGTCGATGGTGTGGAGCAACGGCGGCGACTGGACCAACGAGGACCACACCGAGGTCACGGTCGACACCCCGGAGTTCGCCGAGGCGCTGCAGAAGTTCGCGGACCTCACGAACGTCGAGAAGGTCACGCCGTCGACGTCGGACGCCGCCACGCTCGACACCTACCAGCGCTGGATGGCCGGCGAGATCGGCTTCTTCCCGGTCGGCCCGTGGGACGTCTCGGTCTACAACGACCTCGACTTCGACTACGACCTGATCCCCTGGCCGACGGTCGGTGACGGCGGCACGGCCACGTGGCTCGGCTCGCTCGGCATCGGTGTCTCCGCGACGTCGAAGCACCCCGACGACGCCGCCAAGCTCGTGACCTACCTCAGCGCCGACCCCGAGGCGCAGCAGACGCTCGTCGACGCGAACATCCAGATCCCGAACCTCATCGACGTCGCCGAGGGCTGGGCGACCGAGGAGGGCGCGGAGCCCGCCAACCGCCAGGAGTTCCTGGACATCGCGCAGGACTACGGCCGCGCCATGCCCGCCGCGTTCACCTACGGCGCCGAGTGGTACGACGAGCTCTGGACGAACATCCAGCCCGTGCTCGACGGCAAGCAGACGGCCGAGGAGTACCTGGCCGAGGTGCAGCCGAAGATGCAGACGCTCCTCGACGAGTCGATCGCGAACGCCGAGCAGGCCGGCTGA
- a CDS encoding alpha-N-arabinofuranosidase — MFPVRLTLDPAFRVGPVRRRTFGSFVEHLGRCVYTGIHDPGHPTADADGFRKDVLELTRELGVSTVRYPGGNFVSGYRWEDGVGPVEQRPTRLDLAWHSLEPNTVGVDEFMRWAALAEVEPMMAVNLGTRGVQEALDLLDYCNGTAPTYWADQRRANGATDPYAIKMWCLGNEMDGPWQIGSKTAHEYGRLAAETGRAMKMVDPTLELVACGSSGVVMPTFGEWERIVLSEAYEQVDYVSAHAYYWEEDGDLGSFLASATDMDHFVESVTATADAVRAHKKVSKRIHISFDEWNVWYQKRAESRPPTGDDWPVAPVLLEDRYNVADAVVVGNLLISLLRHTDRVHAASLAQLVNVIAPIMTEPGGRSWKQTIFHPFAQASRYAAGDVLQVAIDAPTYETARYGDAALVDAVATRDPETGATTLFAVNRSLTEPALLEVDTRALPGLRVLDASTLSNPDHTWAATADDDTSVAPRANTTAEIRDGRLTVQVPPVSWNVVRLGA; from the coding sequence ATGTTCCCCGTCCGCCTCACCCTCGACCCGGCCTTCCGCGTCGGACCCGTCCGCCGGCGCACCTTCGGGTCGTTCGTCGAGCACCTCGGGCGCTGCGTCTACACCGGGATCCACGACCCCGGGCACCCCACCGCCGACGCCGACGGCTTCCGCAAGGACGTCCTCGAGCTCACCCGCGAGCTGGGCGTGAGCACCGTGCGCTACCCCGGCGGCAACTTCGTCTCCGGGTACCGCTGGGAGGACGGCGTCGGCCCCGTCGAGCAGCGCCCGACGCGCCTCGACCTGGCCTGGCACTCGCTCGAGCCCAACACGGTCGGCGTCGACGAGTTCATGCGCTGGGCCGCGCTCGCCGAGGTCGAGCCGATGATGGCCGTCAACCTCGGCACGCGCGGCGTGCAGGAGGCGCTCGACCTGCTCGACTACTGCAACGGCACCGCCCCGACGTACTGGGCCGACCAGCGCCGGGCCAACGGCGCGACGGACCCGTACGCGATCAAGATGTGGTGCCTCGGCAACGAGATGGACGGGCCCTGGCAGATCGGCTCCAAGACCGCGCACGAGTACGGCCGCCTCGCCGCCGAGACCGGCCGCGCGATGAAGATGGTCGACCCCACGCTCGAGCTCGTCGCGTGCGGCTCGTCCGGCGTCGTCATGCCGACGTTCGGCGAGTGGGAGCGCATCGTGCTCTCCGAGGCGTACGAGCAGGTCGACTACGTCTCCGCCCACGCGTACTACTGGGAGGAGGACGGCGACCTCGGCTCGTTCCTGGCCTCCGCCACGGACATGGACCACTTCGTCGAGTCCGTCACCGCGACCGCCGACGCCGTCCGCGCCCACAAGAAGGTCTCCAAGCGCATCCACATCTCGTTCGACGAGTGGAACGTCTGGTACCAGAAGCGCGCCGAGTCCCGGCCCCCGACCGGCGACGACTGGCCGGTCGCACCCGTCCTGCTCGAGGACCGCTACAACGTCGCCGACGCGGTCGTCGTCGGGAACCTGCTCATCTCGCTGCTGCGGCACACCGACCGTGTGCACGCCGCGTCGCTCGCGCAGCTCGTCAACGTCATCGCGCCGATCATGACCGAGCCCGGCGGGCGGTCCTGGAAGCAGACGATCTTCCACCCCTTCGCGCAGGCCTCGCGGTACGCCGCGGGCGACGTGCTGCAGGTCGCGATCGACGCGCCCACGTACGAGACGGCCCGTTACGGCGACGCCGCGCTCGTCGACGCCGTCGCCACGCGCGACCCCGAGACCGGTGCCACGACCCTGTTCGCCGTCAACCGCTCGCTCACCGAGCCCGCGCTGCTCGAGGTCGACACCCGCGCGCTGCCCGGCCTGCGCGTGCTCGACGCCTCCACCCTGTCGAACCCGGACCACACGTGGGCCGCGACCGCCGACGACGACACGTCCGTCGCGCCGCGCGCCAACACGACCGCCGAGATCCGCGACGGGCGCCTCACCGTGCAGGTGCCGCCCGTGTCGTGGAACGTCGTCCGCCTGGGCGCCTGA
- a CDS encoding arabinan endo-1,5-alpha-L-arabinosidase, which produces MPDAPEALADAPADNPARPARRRGVAVVAVLVVTALLAGTGLAWWLWPDPVVAATDLGPAGDLRAHDPALVVGDEGEPWYVFNTGDVRQGLGAPQIRRSLDEGRTWEYVGTVWDASTRPDWAYEAVPGVQNFWAPEVLEHDGTWYLYYSASTFGSNRSAIGLTTNTTLDPDDPDYAWVDQGLVWASEPGETDYNAIDPGVLVDDDGRGWMAFGSFWGGLQLVELDFPSGKPVDPGAEPVTLASRTGAPNPIEAPYLVHRDGWYYLFFSRDFCCQGTDSTYNVAVGRSRAVTGPYVDRAGKDLVDDGGEQLLTTTGDMVGPGGQSVSDGVLAFHWYDAAQGGEITLGLRELAWDDDGWPVATTREEQAAD; this is translated from the coding sequence GTGCCCGACGCGCCGGAAGCCCTTGCCGACGCCCCGGCCGACAACCCCGCCCGGCCGGCGCGCCGGCGGGGCGTGGCCGTCGTGGCCGTGCTCGTCGTGACGGCGCTCCTCGCCGGCACGGGTCTGGCCTGGTGGCTGTGGCCCGACCCCGTCGTCGCCGCGACCGACCTCGGACCGGCGGGCGACCTGCGCGCCCACGACCCCGCACTGGTCGTCGGCGACGAGGGCGAGCCGTGGTACGTGTTCAACACCGGGGACGTCCGTCAGGGGCTCGGTGCACCGCAGATCCGCCGGTCGCTCGACGAGGGCCGCACGTGGGAGTACGTCGGCACCGTGTGGGACGCCTCGACCCGGCCCGACTGGGCCTACGAGGCCGTCCCTGGCGTGCAGAACTTCTGGGCGCCCGAGGTGCTCGAGCACGACGGCACCTGGTACCTCTACTACTCGGCGTCGACGTTCGGCTCCAACCGGTCCGCGATCGGCCTGACGACGAACACCACGCTCGACCCCGACGACCCGGACTACGCGTGGGTCGACCAGGGCCTCGTGTGGGCGTCCGAGCCGGGGGAGACGGACTACAACGCGATCGACCCCGGCGTGCTCGTCGACGACGACGGCCGCGGGTGGATGGCGTTCGGCTCGTTCTGGGGCGGCCTGCAGCTCGTCGAGCTCGACTTCCCGTCGGGCAAGCCCGTCGACCCGGGCGCCGAGCCCGTGACGCTCGCGAGCCGCACGGGCGCGCCGAACCCGATCGAGGCGCCGTACCTCGTGCACCGCGACGGCTGGTACTACCTGTTCTTCTCGCGCGACTTCTGCTGCCAGGGGACGGACTCGACGTACAACGTCGCGGTCGGGCGCTCGCGCGCCGTCACCGGCCCCTACGTCGACCGTGCCGGGAAGGACCTGGTCGACGACGGCGGCGAGCAGCTGCTCACCACGACGGGCGACATGGTCGGACCGGGCGGGCAGTCGGTCTCCGACGGCGTCCTCGCGTTCCACTGGTACGACGCCGCCCAGGGCGGCGAGATCACCCTGGGCCTGCGCGAGCTGGCGTGGGACGACGACGGCTGGCCCGTCGCCACGACCCGCGAGGAGCAGGCCGCCGACTGA
- a CDS encoding DUF899 family protein, with translation MASTTQGTTTGTTGTTAGTTGRPPVVDLATWEAARDALLAREKAHTHEGDAIAAERRRLPMVEVDGGVEVVGADGPVPFVELFQGREELVAYHHMWHDGAPFQGQCEGCTVSAWALRDSVYLRAAGVAFAVLTEGPWDEVPPYLDFMGYTEPWYSVRGVAWPVGEHMGRITCFLRDGDRVFLTYDTTGRGVELANPVFGLLDLTPYGRREAWQDVPEGWPQGHRPCWYWRTDADGAPGWETTRPTPQWTRPGATPVTALGRHTHHH, from the coding sequence ATGGCGAGCACGACGCAGGGCACGACGACGGGCACGACGGGCACGACGGCCGGCACGACGGGCCGCCCGCCCGTCGTCGACCTGGCCACGTGGGAGGCCGCGCGGGACGCGCTGCTGGCGCGGGAGAAGGCGCACACGCACGAGGGCGACGCGATCGCGGCGGAGCGCCGACGGCTGCCGATGGTCGAGGTCGACGGCGGCGTCGAGGTGGTGGGGGCCGACGGCCCCGTGCCGTTCGTCGAGCTGTTCCAGGGACGCGAGGAGCTCGTCGCGTACCACCACATGTGGCACGACGGTGCGCCGTTCCAGGGCCAGTGCGAGGGCTGCACCGTCTCGGCGTGGGCGCTGCGCGACTCCGTCTACCTGCGCGCGGCGGGCGTCGCGTTCGCCGTCCTGACCGAGGGGCCGTGGGACGAGGTGCCGCCGTACCTCGACTTCATGGGCTACACCGAGCCCTGGTACTCGGTGCGGGGGGTGGCGTGGCCCGTCGGCGAGCACATGGGCCGCATCACGTGCTTCCTGCGGGACGGCGACCGCGTCTTCCTCACCTACGACACGACGGGCCGCGGCGTCGAGCTCGCCAACCCCGTGTTCGGGCTCCTCGACCTGACGCCGTACGGGCGGCGCGAGGCGTGGCAGGACGTGCCCGAGGGGTGGCCGCAGGGGCACCGCCCGTGCTGGTACTGGCGCACGGACGCCGACGGGGCGCCGGGCTGGGAGACGACCCGGCCCACGCCGCAGTGGACGCGGCCGGGTGCGACGCCCGTGACGGCGCTGGGCCGGCACACCCACCACCACTGA
- a CDS encoding GNAT family N-acetyltransferase, producing MPVRPALPADVDALAALAALTFPLACPPGSTAADQQAFVAAVLSAERFAQYVADPARAVLVADDDVLTGYTMLVEGEPADGDVRAALTVRPTIELSKCYVHPDHHGAGVAHALMAASLDEARRRGAAGMWLGVNQLNVRARTFYERSGFAVVGTKHFTVGSRVEDDFVLERAL from the coding sequence ATGCCCGTGCGTCCCGCCCTGCCCGCCGACGTCGACGCGCTCGCGGCGCTGGCCGCGCTGACCTTCCCCCTCGCGTGCCCGCCGGGGTCGACCGCCGCCGACCAGCAGGCGTTCGTCGCCGCCGTGCTGTCCGCCGAGCGGTTCGCGCAGTACGTCGCGGACCCGGCGCGTGCGGTGCTCGTCGCGGACGACGACGTGCTCACCGGCTACACGATGCTCGTCGAGGGCGAGCCGGCCGACGGCGACGTGCGTGCCGCGCTCACCGTGCGCCCCACGATCGAGCTGTCCAAGTGCTACGTGCACCCCGACCACCACGGCGCGGGCGTCGCGCACGCGCTCATGGCGGCGTCGCTCGACGAGGCGCGGCGGCGCGGCGCGGCCGGGATGTGGCTCGGCGTGAACCAGCTCAACGTCCGGGCGCGCACGTTCTACGAGCGGTCCGGGTTCGCGGTCGTCGGGACCAAGCACTTCACGGTCGGGTCGCGCGTCGAGGACGACTTCGTGCTCGAACGGGCCCTGTGA
- a CDS encoding HAD family hydrolase: MRPAADPSPAARKIAEAGVAGAPVDVPVPAAEPTATEVRAGAFFDVDNTIIRGASSFHLAVGLWRRGFFRKLDIVRFAVHQVRYLTFGENKRQIDEVRSRALEIMRGHSVAEVTAIAEDVYDEVLCLRIYPGTQRLIDDHIAAGHEVWLVTATPVEIGEVIARRLGVTGALGTVAEHDRGFYTGRLVGDMLHGQAKADAVRALAERDHIDLVASYAYGDSTNDVAILSEVGHPCAINPDRRLRRHAASVGWPVREFRSGRSRTARRGINAASLAGLAWVVGLVVRAVRRSLRGS; encoded by the coding sequence GTGCGCCCGGCTGCAGACCCCTCCCCCGCGGCGCGCAAGATCGCCGAGGCCGGCGTCGCGGGCGCCCCCGTCGACGTGCCCGTCCCGGCCGCCGAACCCACCGCCACCGAGGTGCGCGCGGGCGCGTTCTTCGACGTCGACAACACGATCATCCGCGGGGCGTCGTCCTTCCACCTGGCCGTCGGCCTGTGGCGCCGGGGCTTCTTCCGCAAGCTGGACATCGTGCGGTTCGCGGTGCACCAGGTGCGCTACCTCACGTTCGGGGAGAACAAGCGGCAGATCGACGAGGTGCGCTCGCGCGCCCTCGAGATCATGCGCGGCCACTCCGTCGCCGAGGTCACGGCGATCGCCGAGGACGTGTACGACGAGGTCCTGTGCCTGCGGATCTACCCCGGTACGCAGCGCCTCATCGACGACCACATCGCGGCGGGTCACGAGGTGTGGCTCGTCACCGCGACCCCGGTCGAGATCGGCGAGGTCATCGCCCGGCGGCTCGGCGTGACCGGCGCGCTCGGCACGGTCGCCGAGCACGACCGCGGGTTCTACACCGGGCGGCTCGTCGGCGACATGCTGCACGGCCAGGCCAAGGCCGACGCGGTGCGCGCGCTCGCGGAGCGCGACCACATCGACCTCGTCGCCTCGTACGCCTACGGCGACTCGACCAACGACGTGGCGATCCTGTCCGAGGTCGGCCACCCGTGCGCGATCAACCCCGACCGCCGCCTGCGCCGCCACGCGGCGAGCGTCGGCTGGCCCGTGCGCGAGTTCCGCAGCGGCCGGAGCCGTACCGCGCGCCGCGGCATCAACGCCGCGAGCCTCGCGGGGCTCGCCTGGGTCGTGGGGCTCGTGGTGCGTGCGGTGCGCCGGTCGCTGCGCGGCTCCTGA
- a CDS encoding glutaredoxin family protein encodes MGCVSDNPPRVVLFGRAGCHLCEDARAVVAQVCARAGEAWREVDVDDPQGADGGRDLVAELGELVPVVEVDGVRQGFWRIDAAHLERALSRARSTP; translated from the coding sequence GTGGGGTGCGTGAGCGACAACCCGCCCCGTGTCGTGCTGTTCGGCCGCGCCGGCTGCCACCTGTGCGAGGACGCGCGCGCGGTCGTCGCGCAGGTGTGCGCGCGTGCGGGGGAGGCGTGGCGGGAGGTCGACGTGGACGACCCGCAGGGTGCCGACGGCGGCCGGGACCTGGTGGCCGAGCTGGGCGAACTCGTGCCGGTCGTGGAGGTCGACGGGGTCCGGCAGGGGTTCTGGCGGATCGACGCCGCGCACCTCGAGCGGGCCCTTTCCCGCGCCCGGAGCACGCCCTAA